The DNA segment CGCTCGGTTGATGAATGAGGAACCGCTGGTCAGCGTCGTACGAGGAAGCCTAGACGATCATGAGCTGGCCGCGCTGGCCGCCATCCTGACATCTCGATCCACTTCGGTCAATTCCGAAACTCCATCACAACCAGTCTCGGAATGGGCGCAATCTGCGCGTCCTTCGGGCGCGTCGCGCGGATGGCGGGCGTCTGCTCTGCCCCGATAACGGCTGTCCACAGGGGGCAGTCATACGCGGCGTGACCGGATAACCTCATCTGCGTCACCCCTTCGCGTTCGGAGGCCCCCCGTGAGTCTTGATCTCCGCGACGCTGGTCACATCGAGGCGGACCTCCTCGCCATGGAGGAGGCCGCCGCCCGGCTGGCCTCCGCGGTCGAGCGCGACTACGCCCCGCGGGCCGTGACGGTCAGCGACGCCATGTCCACCCGGATGCCTGCCGCCGATCGCGGGTTCACCGAGCTCCACCTCTTCCTGCACGCGCACGAGCGGGCACAGGAGGTCACCCTCGCCAACGTCCACCATTTCGCCAACGGCACGTTCGGTCTCGCCGAGGCGGCACGGGAGACCGGTTCCCGGTACGCGCGGAGCGACACTGCGGCCCGCGATCTCCTGAGCAGAACATGATCGCCTCGACCGGCGGCGGTGGCGGGACCGACTGGGCGTCCCTGCGGCTGGACCAGATGTGGGCGATGCTCGCCTCCCACGATCCGGAGGCCAACGCCCGGCTGATCGGCGGCTGGCGGCAGTCCCACGATCTGGCGCTGCGACACCTCGCCGACGTGCGGGACTACCGCGATCGGCTGGCCACGGCCTGGGATCCGTCCCGCAGCCGGGCGGCGGCCGCCTACTTCACCCGCCTGGACGCGCTGATCGCCGACCTGGAGGAGACGTCCGAGGCCGCGATCGCCAACCAGCGCGCCTTCAGCGGGGCGACCGGCGCCCTGCAATCAGCGCGACAACAGATGGCCGAGATTCACCGGGAACACGCGGCCAACGAGGTGCTGCTCGCCGCGTTCGCCGAGGCGAAACGGCTCTACCAGCTGTCACCGGGCAAGGCGCGCGGAGTTCCACCACAGCGCCCGGTCCCGGAGGGCCGGCAGGCGCTGCTGGAAGCGCGGGCCCGGATGGTGATGCAGTCGCTGAGCACCGAACTGGCCAAGGCACAGAGCGCACTGGTGGTCCCCAGACCCTACGAGCCCGACCTCGACACGACGGCCGGTCTGCGACTCCCCCTCCCCCGCACAGCACCCACCCTCACCGATCCAAGATCCACGGCGTCGGAATCAGCCGCCGGCAATCCAAGATCCGCGACACCGCGAGGGACCACCGCAGCCCCAA comes from the Actinoplanes sp. OR16 genome and includes:
- a CDS encoding acyl-CoA carboxylase subunit epsilon; amino-acid sequence: MNEEPLVSVVRGSLDDHELAALAAILTSRSTSVNSETPSQPVSEWAQSARPSGASRGWRASALPR